The following are encoded in a window of uncultured Pseudomonas sp. genomic DNA:
- a CDS encoding MoxR family ATPase, which yields MEHREALIALRHFLSSQILGQEKLIERLLIALLADGHMLVEGAPGLAKTKAIKELAEGIEAEFHRIQFTPDLLPADITGTEIYRPETGSFVFQQGPIFHNLVLADEINRAPAKVQSALLEAMAERQVSVGRSTYHLSPLFLVMATQNPIEQEGTYPLPEAQLDRFLMHVKIGFPDASVERKILAQARGEALNGETKPEQLVSQQAIFAARQEILGLYMADAVEEYLVQLVMASRTPAKFDPELAEWIAYGASPRGSIALDRCARAHAWLAGRDFVSPEDIQAVLFDVLRHRIILSFEAEAAGIDQDRVVQRILDVVAVA from the coding sequence ATGGAACACCGTGAAGCGCTTATCGCGCTGCGACATTTTCTTTCAAGCCAGATCCTCGGCCAGGAAAAACTCATCGAAAGGCTGCTGATTGCCTTGCTCGCTGATGGCCACATGCTGGTTGAGGGCGCTCCCGGCCTGGCCAAGACCAAGGCGATCAAGGAGTTGGCGGAAGGCATCGAAGCCGAGTTTCACCGCATCCAGTTCACCCCGGATCTGCTCCCGGCCGACATCACCGGCACCGAGATTTACCGTCCGGAAACCGGCAGTTTCGTGTTTCAGCAGGGGCCGATCTTCCACAATTTGGTACTGGCCGATGAGATCAACCGCGCGCCGGCCAAAGTGCAGTCCGCGCTGCTCGAAGCCATGGCCGAGCGCCAGGTCAGCGTGGGCCGTAGCACCTATCACCTGTCGCCACTGTTTTTAGTGATGGCCACGCAGAACCCGATTGAGCAGGAAGGCACTTACCCGCTGCCCGAAGCCCAGCTCGACCGCTTCCTGATGCACGTAAAGATCGGCTTCCCGGACGCCAGCGTAGAACGCAAGATTCTCGCCCAGGCCCGTGGCGAAGCGCTTAACGGCGAAACCAAGCCTGAGCAGCTGGTCAGCCAGCAGGCGATCTTTGCCGCCCGCCAGGAAATCCTCGGTCTGTACATGGCCGACGCGGTGGAGGAATACCTGGTGCAGCTGGTGATGGCCTCGCGCACGCCGGCCAAGTTCGACCCGGAACTGGCCGAGTGGATCGCCTACGGCGCCAGCCCACGCGGCTCGATCGCCCTGGACCGCTGCGCCCGTGCGCATGCCTGGCTGGCCGGGCGTGACTTCGTCAGCCCGGAAGACATTCAAGCGGTGCTGTTCGATGTACTGCGTCACCGCATCATCCTGTCGTTCGAGGCGGAAGCCGCCGGCATCGATCAGGACCGCGTGGTGCAACGTATTCTCGACGTCGTGGCGGTCGCCTAA
- a CDS encoding VWA domain-containing protein, whose amino-acid sequence MFEFAWLWIFLLAPLPWLLRAWLPPADSGEAALKVSFLAELENLSGRRARPRLPAMRQQVPFALIWFLLLLACARPQWLGEPLPLPASGRDLLLAVDVSGSMDYADMTWEDQEVSRLTLVKHLLGEFIDGRQGDRVGLILFGSRAYLQSPLTFDRQTVHTWLDEAQKNIAGPQTAIGDAIGLAVKRLRERPAQSRVLVLVTDGANNGGEIDPMTAARLAAAEGITIYPIGIGADPEQGGVLGMLGFNPGIDLDEPGLRAIADATGGEYFRARDSKELQAIEATLDRLQPVAQKPTLTRPTLPLYPWPLGLALLLSLLLVSQTLWPTRQPRWRTWLTTWGKAP is encoded by the coding sequence ATGTTTGAGTTTGCCTGGCTGTGGATATTCCTTCTCGCGCCCCTGCCCTGGCTGCTACGCGCCTGGCTACCGCCGGCGGACAGCGGCGAAGCGGCCCTGAAAGTCAGTTTTCTGGCTGAACTGGAAAACCTCAGCGGCCGCCGCGCCCGCCCACGCCTGCCAGCCATGCGCCAACAGGTGCCGTTTGCGCTGATCTGGTTCTTGCTGCTGCTCGCGTGCGCGCGCCCGCAATGGCTTGGCGAGCCATTGCCGTTGCCCGCCAGTGGTCGCGACCTGTTGCTAGCCGTGGATGTATCCGGCTCGATGGATTACGCCGACATGACATGGGAGGATCAGGAGGTCAGCCGCCTGACCCTGGTCAAACACTTGCTGGGCGAGTTTATCGACGGCCGCCAGGGCGATCGCGTCGGTCTGATCCTGTTTGGCAGCCGCGCCTACCTGCAGTCGCCGCTGACCTTCGACCGGCAGACCGTGCACACCTGGCTGGATGAAGCACAAAAGAATATTGCCGGACCGCAAACCGCCATTGGTGATGCCATTGGTCTGGCGGTGAAACGCCTACGCGAACGTCCGGCGCAAAGTCGGGTGCTGGTTCTGGTCACAGATGGGGCCAACAACGGCGGTGAGATCGACCCGATGACTGCCGCTCGCCTCGCCGCCGCGGAAGGCATAACGATCTACCCGATCGGCATCGGTGCCGACCCCGAACAAGGCGGTGTACTCGGCATGCTCGGCTTCAACCCCGGTATCGACCTGGATGAGCCGGGCCTGCGCGCGATTGCCGATGCCACCGGCGGTGAATACTTCCGCGCCCGTGACAGCAAGGAGCTGCAGGCCATCGAAGCCACTCTGGATCGCCTGCAGCCGGTGGCGCAGAAACCTACCCTGACGCGGCCGACCCTGCCACTCTACCCCTGGCCGCTGGGCCTCGCCCTCCTGCTTAGCCTGCTGCTGGTCAGCCAAACACTCTGGCCAACCCGGCAACCACGCTGGCGCACCTGGCTGACCACTTGGGGTAAAGCGCCATGA
- a CDS encoding DUF58 domain-containing protein, with the protein MHDQPSQPGIRVSLGELIEMRHRVREVHLFSTPAQRSPLIGLHHSKLRGRGVDFDQVRVYQAGDDVRTIDWRVTARTQEPHTKLFHEERERPIYIMVEQSKRLFFGSGLMFKSVLAAQAASLIGWAALEHNDRIGGLVFGDLEHHEIKPRRSKQSLLQLLSRLTKANQALNTDSQGERDSFGLALRRAREVLRPGSLVVVLCDERTLNDSSEQQLQLLARHTDLLLLPLSDPLDHALPNAGLLRFTEQGAQLELDTQNPELRQAYRSLADARQARWQRLAQKLGVPLLPLSTQSEMLEQLREHLNAQRSRKAL; encoded by the coding sequence ATGCACGACCAACCCTCGCAGCCCGGCATTCGCGTCAGCCTCGGTGAACTGATCGAGATGCGTCACCGTGTGCGTGAAGTGCATCTGTTTTCCACTCCCGCGCAGCGCAGCCCACTGATTGGCCTGCACCATTCAAAACTGCGCGGGCGTGGTGTGGACTTCGACCAAGTGCGGGTTTACCAGGCGGGCGACGATGTCCGCACCATCGACTGGCGGGTTACCGCGCGCACTCAGGAACCGCATACCAAGCTGTTCCACGAAGAACGCGAACGGCCGATCTACATCATGGTTGAACAGAGCAAGCGGCTGTTCTTTGGCTCCGGCCTGATGTTCAAGTCGGTACTCGCTGCCCAGGCTGCCAGCCTGATCGGCTGGGCGGCACTTGAGCACAATGACCGTATTGGCGGCCTGGTCTTCGGCGACCTGGAACACCACGAGATCAAACCACGGCGCAGTAAGCAGAGCCTGTTGCAATTGCTCAGCCGGCTGACCAAAGCCAACCAGGCCTTGAATACCGACAGCCAGGGTGAGCGCGACAGCTTTGGCCTGGCCCTGCGCCGTGCGCGCGAAGTGTTGCGCCCCGGCAGCCTGGTGGTGGTGCTATGTGATGAGCGCACACTCAACGACAGCAGTGAACAGCAATTGCAGCTGCTCGCACGGCATACTGACTTGCTGCTACTGCCGCTCTCCGACCCACTCGACCATGCGCTGCCCAATGCCGGCCTGCTGCGCTTTACCGAACAGGGCGCGCAACTGGAACTCGACACCCAGAACCCCGAGCTGCGTCAGGCTTACCGCAGCCTGGCCGACGCCCGCCAAGCGCGCTGGCAGCGCCTGGCGCAGAAACTTGGCGTGCCCCTGCTGCCACTGAGCACGCAAAGCGAAATGCTCGAGCAATTGCGTGAGCACCTGAACGCCCAGCGCTCGAGGAAAGCATTGTGA
- the pyrC gene encoding dihydroorotase encodes MTDRLTLLRPDDWHIHLRDGNVLPHTVADVARTFGRAIIMPNLVPPVRNASEADAYRQRILSARPAGSHFQPLMVLYLTDLTQPDDIRNAMASGFVHAAKLYPAGATTNSDSGVTSIDKIFPVLETMAEVGMPLLVHGEVTRSEIDIFDREKAFIDEHLTRVVERFPSLKVVFEHITTRDAVEFVQSAPANVGATITAHHLLYNRNHMLVGGIRPHLFCLPVLKRNIHQEALLDAATSGNAKFFLGTDSAPHAKHAKEAACGCAGCYSAYAAIELYAEAFEQRNALDKLEAFASLNGPDFYGLPRNSDRITLVREDWTAPASLPLGEQIVIPLRAGETMRWRLLENQA; translated from the coding sequence ATGACCGACCGCCTTACCCTGCTGCGTCCTGACGACTGGCACATCCACCTGCGTGACGGTAACGTGCTACCGCACACCGTCGCTGATGTAGCCCGCACCTTTGGCCGCGCCATCATCATGCCTAACCTGGTGCCGCCCGTGCGCAACGCCAGTGAAGCCGACGCTTACCGCCAGCGCATTCTCAGCGCTCGCCCAGCCGGCAGCCATTTTCAGCCGTTAATGGTGCTGTACCTCACCGATTTGACCCAGCCAGACGATATTCGCAACGCCATGGCTTCAGGTTTCGTACATGCAGCCAAGCTCTATCCGGCGGGCGCCACCACCAACTCGGATTCCGGCGTAACCAGTATCGACAAGATTTTCCCGGTGCTCGAAACCATGGCCGAAGTGGGCATGCCGTTGCTGGTGCACGGTGAAGTAACGCGCAGCGAGATCGATATATTCGATCGCGAGAAGGCCTTTATCGACGAACACCTGACCCGTGTGGTTGAGCGTTTCCCGAGCCTTAAAGTGGTCTTCGAGCACATCACCACCCGCGATGCAGTGGAGTTCGTGCAGAGTGCTCCGGCCAACGTTGGTGCGACCATCACCGCCCACCACTTGCTGTACAACCGCAACCACATGCTGGTTGGCGGTATTCGTCCGCACCTCTTTTGCCTGCCAGTCCTCAAGCGCAACATCCATCAGGAAGCCTTGCTGGATGCGGCCACCAGCGGCAACGCCAAGTTCTTCCTCGGCACCGACTCGGCCCCGCACGCCAAGCACGCCAAGGAAGCCGCCTGCGGCTGCGCTGGTTGCTACAGCGCCTATGCGGCGATTGAGCTGTATGCCGAAGCCTTCGAGCAGCGCAATGCGCTGGATAAACTGGAAGCCTTTGCCAGCCTCAACGGCCCGGATTTCTACGGCTTGCCGCGTAACAGCGACCGCATCACCCTGGTCCGTGAAGACTGGACAGCCCCTGCCAGCTTGCCCCTAGGCGAGCAAATCGTTATCCCCCTGCGCGCCGGTGAAACCATGCGCTGGCGTCTGCTGGAGAATCAAGCGTGA
- a CDS encoding NAD-glutamate dehydrogenase has protein sequence MAFFTAASKADFQHHLQTALAQHVSEQALPQVALFAEQFFGIIALEELTQRRLSDLVGCTLSSWRVLERFEPSKPEVRVFNPDYEKHGWQSTHTAVEVLHSDIPFLVDSVRMELNRRGYSIHTLQNSVFSVRRNKSGELQEILPKGAQGEGVQQEALMFLEIDRCSSAGELKTLSKALQDVFSDVRLSVADFQPMKAKAKELRAWLDKAKLKVEGAELEEVKVFMSWLLDDHFTFLGYEEFTVADSAAGGTVVYDEKSLLGLSKSLRAGLKADDTHIEPEAVSYLREAQLLSFAKAAVPSRVHRPAYPDLVSIRELDSTGKVIKECRFMGLYTSSVYAESVWNIPYIRRKIAVIEQRSGFDSSAHLGKELAQVLEVLPRDDLFQTSVDELFNTTMAIVQIQERNKIRVFLRRDPYGRFCYCLAYVPRDVYSTETRLKIQQVLMERLQGIDCEFWTFFSESVLARVQFILKVDPKNRVQIDPARLEKEVIQACRSWKDDYTSLMVESLGEAQGTEVLSEYLDGFPAGYRERFAPHSAVVDMQHLLSLNTERQLVMSFYQPLTQGQQQLHCKLYHADTPLPLSDVLPILENLGLRVLGEFPYKLRRADGREFWIHDFAFTYAEGLDVDIQQLNDTLQDAFVNIVGGAAENDGFNRLVLMAAMPWRDVALLRAYARYLKQIRLGFDLSYIAGTLVNHANIAKELVRLFKTRFYLARKLTADDLEDKQQKLEQAILAALDNVAVLNEDRILRRYLDLIKATLRTNFYQTDAAGQHKAYFSFKLNPRAIPDIPRPTPKFEIFVYSPRVEGVHLRFGDVARGGLRWSDREEDFRTEVLGLVKAQQVKNAVIVPMGAKGGFVPRRLPLAGTRDDVLAEGIACYRIFISGLLDITDNLKEGVVVPPQNVVRHDGDDPYLVVAADKGTATFSDIANGIAADYGFWLDDAFASGGSAGYDHKGMGITAKGAWVSVQRHFRERGIDVQKDNVTVIGIGDMAGDVFGNGLLLSESLQLVAAFNHMHIFIDPNPDAAKSFVERQRLFDLPRSSWTDYDAKLISAGGGIFLRSAKSIPISAQMKERFDISADKLAPNELLNALLKAPVDLLWNGGIGTYVKSSKESHADVGDKANDLLRVDGRELRAKVLGEGGNLGMTQLGRVEYGLNGGKSNTDFIDNAGGVDCSDHEVNIKILLGEIVAAGDMTGKQRNKLMVDMTDAVSGLVLGNNYKQTQALSLAERRARERGGEYKRLMSALETAGKLDRALEFLPTDDELNERAAKGQGLTRPELSVLISYSKIDLKESLLKSRVPDDEYLAREMETAFPPLLAEKFGEPMRRHRLKREIVSTQIANDLVNHMGITFVQRLKESTGMSAANVAGAYVIVRDLFRLPHWWQQIEALDSKVPAELQLQLMDELMRLGRRATRWFLRSRRNDLDAARDVAHFAPRIEALVGCLDELLEGPAREQWLARFQGYVEAGVPEELARVVAGTSHLYTLLPIIEASDVTGQEPARVAAAYFTMGGSLELSWYLQQISGLPVENNWQALAREAFRDDLDWQQRAITVSVLQMAEGPADIEERVGVWLDQHRRLVDRWKLMLGELRAATATDYAMYAVANRELMDLAQSA, from the coding sequence ATGGCGTTCTTTACGGCGGCCAGCAAAGCCGATTTTCAGCATCACCTGCAAACGGCGCTGGCGCAGCACGTCAGCGAACAGGCCTTGCCACAAGTAGCCCTGTTCGCCGAGCAATTCTTCGGCATCATCGCCCTTGAGGAGCTGACCCAGCGTCGCCTCTCTGATCTGGTCGGCTGCACCTTGTCGTCCTGGCGGGTGCTGGAGCGTTTTGAACCGAGCAAGCCTGAGGTGCGGGTCTTCAACCCCGATTATGAGAAGCACGGCTGGCAGTCCACCCACACCGCCGTGGAAGTTCTGCACAGCGATATCCCCTTCCTGGTCGACTCGGTGCGCATGGAGCTAAACCGGCGTGGTTACAGCATCCACACCTTGCAGAACAGCGTGTTCAGCGTGCGCCGTAACAAAAGCGGCGAGCTGCAGGAAATCCTGCCCAAAGGTGCCCAGGGCGAAGGCGTCCAGCAAGAAGCGCTGATGTTCCTGGAGATCGATCGCTGCTCCAGCGCCGGCGAACTGAAGACGCTGAGCAAAGCCCTGCAAGACGTCTTTAGCGATGTACGCCTGAGTGTGGCGGATTTCCAGCCAATGAAGGCCAAGGCCAAGGAGCTGCGGGCCTGGCTGGATAAGGCCAAGCTCAAGGTTGAGGGCGCCGAGCTGGAAGAGGTCAAGGTGTTTATGAGCTGGTTGCTCGATGACCACTTCACCTTCCTCGGCTATGAAGAGTTCACCGTGGCCGACAGCGCCGCTGGTGGCACTGTAGTGTATGACGAGAAATCCCTGCTGGGCCTGTCTAAAAGCCTGCGTGCGGGGCTGAAGGCGGATGACACGCACATCGAGCCGGAGGCGGTCAGTTACCTGCGTGAGGCGCAGTTGCTGTCGTTTGCCAAGGCCGCTGTGCCGAGCCGTGTTCACCGTCCGGCCTATCCTGATCTGGTGTCGATTCGTGAACTGGACAGCACCGGCAAGGTCATCAAGGAATGCCGCTTTATGGGCCTGTACACCTCATCGGTGTATGCCGAGAGCGTGTGGAACATCCCCTATATCCGCCGCAAGATTGCCGTCATTGAGCAGCGCTCGGGTTTTGATAGCAGCGCGCACTTGGGCAAAGAACTGGCTCAGGTGCTGGAAGTACTGCCGCGTGACGACCTGTTCCAGACCTCGGTGGATGAGTTGTTCAACACCACCATGGCCATCGTGCAGATTCAGGAGCGCAACAAGATTCGCGTGTTCCTGCGCCGCGATCCTTATGGGCGCTTCTGCTATTGCCTGGCCTATGTGCCGCGAGATGTGTATTCCACCGAGACCCGCCTGAAAATCCAGCAGGTACTGATGGAGCGTCTGCAGGGGATTGATTGCGAGTTCTGGACCTTTTTCTCCGAGTCGGTACTGGCGCGGGTGCAGTTCATTCTCAAGGTCGACCCGAAGAATCGCGTGCAGATCGACCCCGCGCGCCTGGAAAAAGAAGTGATCCAGGCCTGCCGCTCGTGGAAGGATGATTACACCAGTTTGATGGTGGAAAGCCTCGGCGAGGCGCAAGGCACTGAAGTGTTGAGTGAGTACCTGGACGGTTTTCCGGCGGGCTACCGCGAGCGTTTTGCCCCGCATTCGGCGGTGGTGGACATGCAGCACCTGCTCAGCCTGAACACTGAGCGGCAACTGGTGATGAGCTTTTATCAGCCACTGACCCAGGGGCAGCAGCAGTTGCACTGCAAGCTCTACCACGCTGACACGCCGCTGCCGCTGTCAGACGTGCTGCCGATCCTGGAAAACCTCGGTCTGCGCGTGCTTGGCGAGTTCCCCTACAAGCTGCGCCGCGCCGATGGTCGCGAGTTCTGGATCCATGACTTTGCCTTCACCTATGCCGAAGGCCTAGATGTCGACATCCAGCAGCTCAACGACACCTTGCAGGACGCCTTCGTCAATATCGTCGGCGGCGCGGCAGAGAATGATGGCTTCAACCGTCTGGTGCTGATGGCCGCCATGCCGTGGCGCGATGTGGCGTTGCTGCGTGCCTATGCGCGCTACCTCAAGCAGATTCGTCTGGGCTTCGACTTGAGTTACATCGCCGGCACCCTGGTCAATCACGCGAATATCGCCAAGGAACTGGTGCGTCTGTTCAAGACGCGCTTCTATTTGGCCCGCAAGCTCACCGCCGATGACCTGGAAGACAAGCAGCAGAAGCTTGAACAGGCGATTCTGGCGGCCCTGGATAACGTCGCCGTACTCAACGAAGACCGCATCCTGCGCCGCTACCTCGACCTGATCAAAGCCACCCTGCGCACCAACTTCTACCAGACCGATGCGGCCGGGCAGCACAAAGCCTACTTCAGCTTCAAGCTCAACCCGCGCGCCATTCCGGATATTCCACGACCGACGCCGAAGTTTGAAATTTTCGTATATTCGCCGCGGGTTGAAGGTGTGCACCTGCGCTTCGGTGACGTCGCCCGTGGCGGCCTGCGTTGGTCGGACCGCGAGGAAGACTTCCGTACCGAAGTACTCGGCCTGGTTAAAGCCCAGCAGGTGAAGAACGCCGTCATCGTGCCGATGGGTGCGAAGGGCGGCTTTGTGCCGCGCCGTCTGCCGCTCGCAGGCACCCGCGATGACGTGCTGGCGGAAGGCATCGCCTGCTACCGCATCTTTATCAGTGGCTTGCTGGATATCACCGACAACCTCAAAGAGGGCGTCGTGGTGCCGCCGCAGAATGTCGTGCGCCACGACGGCGACGATCCTTATCTGGTGGTGGCCGCCGACAAAGGCACCGCGACCTTCTCCGACATCGCCAACGGCATTGCCGCCGACTACGGCTTCTGGCTAGACGATGCGTTCGCTTCGGGCGGCTCGGCCGGTTACGACCACAAAGGCATGGGCATTACCGCCAAGGGCGCGTGGGTGTCGGTGCAGCGCCACTTCCGCGAGCGCGGTATCGATGTGCAGAAGGACAACGTTACGGTGATCGGTATCGGCGATATGGCCGGTGACGTGTTTGGTAACGGCCTGTTGCTCTCGGAAAGCCTGCAGCTGGTGGCAGCCTTCAACCACATGCACATCTTTATCGACCCTAACCCGGACGCCGCCAAGAGCTTTGTCGAGCGTCAGCGCCTATTCGATCTGCCGCGCTCCAGCTGGACCGATTACGACGCCAAGCTGATTTCGGCCGGCGGTGGGATCTTCCTGCGCAGCGCCAAGAGCATTCCGATCAGCGCACAGATGAAAGAGCGCTTTGATATCAGCGCCGACAAGCTGGCGCCGAATGAGCTGCTCAATGCCTTGCTCAAAGCGCCGGTCGACCTGCTGTGGAACGGCGGCATTGGCACCTACGTTAAATCCAGCAAGGAAAGCCACGCCGATGTCGGCGACAAGGCCAACGATTTGCTGCGTGTAGACGGCCGCGAACTGCGTGCCAAAGTGCTGGGTGAGGGCGGTAACCTCGGCATGACCCAGCTGGGGCGCGTCGAATACGGTCTTAATGGCGGCAAGAGCAACACCGACTTTATCGACAACGCCGGTGGTGTTGACTGCTCTGACCACGAAGTGAATATCAAGATCCTGCTCGGGGAAATCGTTGCCGCGGGTGATATGACCGGCAAGCAGCGTAACAAGCTGATGGTGGACATGACCGACGCCGTCAGCGGCCTGGTGTTGGGCAACAACTACAAACAAACCCAGGCGCTGTCACTGGCCGAGCGCCGTGCGCGCGAGCGGGGCGGTGAGTACAAGCGGCTGATGTCGGCGCTGGAAACTGCTGGCAAGTTGGACCGTGCTCTGGAGTTTCTACCCACCGACGACGAGCTCAATGAGCGTGCGGCTAAAGGGCAAGGTTTGACCCGTCCTGAGCTGTCGGTGTTGATTTCCTACAGCAAGATCGACCTGAAAGAGTCACTGCTCAAATCGCGGGTGCCGGATGACGAGTACCTGGCGCGGGAGATGGAAACCGCCTTCCCGCCGCTGCTGGCGGAGAAGTTCGGTGAGCCGATGCGTCGCCATCGACTCAAGCGCGAAATCGTCAGCACGCAGATCGCCAACGATCTGGTCAACCACATGGGCATTACCTTCGTGCAACGCTTGAAGGAGTCCACCGGTATGAGCGCGGCGAATGTCGCGGGTGCTTATGTGATCGTGCGTGACCTGTTCCGTCTGCCGCATTGGTGGCAGCAGATTGAGGCGCTGGACTCCAAGGTGCCGGCTGAGTTGCAGCTGCAACTGATGGATGAGTTGATGCGTCTGGGGCGCCGGGCTACTCGCTGGTTCCTGCGCAGTCGGCGCAATGATCTGGATGCGGCCCGCGATGTGGCGCACTTTGCACCGCGTATCGAAGCCCTGGTTGGGTGCCTGGATGAGCTGCTCGAAGGCCCTGCTCGCGAGCAGTGGCTGGCGCGATTCCAGGGGTATGTCGAGGCCGGTGTGCCGGAAGAGTTGGCGCGGGTGGTGGCTGGCACTAGCCACCTGTACACCCTGTTGCCGATTATCGAAGCGTCGGATGTGACTGGGCAGGAGCCTGCTCGTGTGGCGGCTGCCTACTTCACGATGGGCGGTTCTCTGGAGTTGTCCTGGTACCTGCAGCAGATCAGTGGTCTGCCGGTGGAAAACAACTGGCAAGCGCTGGCCCGTGAAGCCTTCCGCGATGACTTGGACTGGCAGCAGCGGGCGATTACCGTATCAGTGCTGCAAATGGCCGAAGGGCCGGCGGATATCGAAGAGCGGGTCGGCGTGTGGCTGGATCAGCATCGTCGCTTGGTAGATCGCTGGAAGCTTATGCTCGGTGAGTTGCGTGCTGCCACGGCGACCGATTACGCCATGTATGCGGTGGCCAATCGTGAGCTGATGGACCTGGCGCAAAGCGCTTAA
- the rnt gene encoding ribonuclease T, giving the protein MSEDLYDDEPESNSHSGPRHPMAARFRGYLPVVVDVETGGFNCATDALLEIAATTIGMDEGGFLYPEHTQFFRVEPFAGANIEQAALDFTGIKLDHPLRMAVSEEHALTEIFRSLRKSLKANSCKRAILVGHNSSFDLGFLNAAVARTGIKRNPFHPFSSFDTATLAGLAYGQTVLAKACQAAGIDFDGKEAHSARYDTEKTAELYCGIVNRWKEMGGWMDFDD; this is encoded by the coding sequence GTGAGTGAAGACCTGTATGACGACGAGCCCGAGAGCAACAGCCACTCAGGCCCGCGCCACCCAATGGCCGCACGCTTTCGTGGCTACCTGCCGGTAGTCGTGGATGTGGAAACCGGTGGTTTTAACTGCGCCACCGACGCCCTGCTGGAAATTGCTGCCACCACCATTGGCATGGACGAAGGCGGCTTCCTCTATCCGGAGCACACCCAGTTTTTCCGTGTTGAGCCGTTTGCCGGCGCCAATATTGAGCAGGCCGCGCTGGACTTCACCGGGATCAAACTTGATCACCCTTTGCGCATGGCCGTGAGCGAAGAGCACGCCCTGACGGAAATTTTCCGCAGCCTGCGCAAGTCGCTGAAAGCCAACAGCTGCAAACGGGCAATCTTGGTCGGCCATAACAGCAGCTTCGACCTCGGCTTCCTCAATGCTGCCGTGGCCCGCACCGGCATCAAGCGTAATCCGTTCCACCCGTTCTCCAGCTTCGACACCGCTACCCTGGCCGGCCTTGCCTATGGCCAGACCGTGCTGGCCAAGGCCTGCCAGGCGGCCGGCATCGATTTCGACGGCAAGGAAGCACACTCCGCCCGTTACGACACCGAGAAGACTGCCGAGCTGTACTGCGGCATCGTCAATCGCTGGAAGGAGATGGGCGGCTGGATGGACTTCGACGATTAG
- a CDS encoding DUF4381 domain-containing protein, translating to MNPLDQLEPLIAPAAISWWPPAPGWWLLALLLPLLLWGGFTLLKRLPRKATDSSSDAPLDPLRQAALIELEQLKKPYDGVDAGPWLQQLNAILKRLCRERYPQSHSHVLSSRAWLAFLDSRCPAAGLTRWMILVEGAYRAHCSLDDKAIAGLNQAVSIWIRKHV from the coding sequence GTGAACCCGCTCGACCAACTCGAACCGCTGATCGCCCCGGCGGCCATCAGCTGGTGGCCGCCGGCACCGGGCTGGTGGTTGCTCGCGCTGCTACTGCCGTTGCTGCTGTGGGGCGGCTTCACGTTGCTCAAACGCCTGCCGCGCAAAGCCACCGACTCCTCGAGCGATGCACCACTCGATCCCTTGCGCCAGGCCGCATTGATCGAACTCGAACAGCTGAAAAAACCCTACGACGGTGTCGATGCCGGGCCCTGGCTGCAACAGCTCAACGCCATCCTCAAACGCCTGTGTCGCGAGCGTTATCCACAAAGCCACAGCCACGTCCTCAGCAGCCGAGCCTGGCTGGCCTTTCTCGACAGCCGCTGCCCAGCCGCCGGCCTGACGCGCTGGATGATTCTGGTCGAAGGGGCCTACCGAGCGCACTGCAGCCTGGATGACAAAGCCATCGCTGGCCTTAATCAGGCCGTGTCGATCTGGATTCGTAAACATGTTTGA